A genomic segment from Cygnus atratus isolate AKBS03 ecotype Queensland, Australia chromosome Z, CAtr_DNAZoo_HiC_assembly, whole genome shotgun sequence encodes:
- the CCNH gene encoding cyclin-H isoform X2, whose translation MKMPSTFCTVFLHVCLEMAEKGTACMYFKRFYLNNSVMEYHPRIIMLTCAFLACKVDEFNVSSAQFVGNLRESPLGQEKALEQILEYELLLIQQLNFHLIVHNPYRPFEGFLIDLKTRYPMLENPEVLRKTADDFLNRVALTDAYLLFTPSQIALTSILSSASRAGINMESYLSESLMLKENRKFLAKLLDSMKCMKNLIKKYELPRPEEVAALKQKLEKCHSPEFSLNTNLKKRKGCEDGDYNAKKPKMDEEEWTDDELVDLM comes from the exons ATGAAGATGCCATCAACTTTTTGCACAGTCTTCTTACATGTATGTCTAGAAATGGCAGAAAAG ggaACAGCTTGCATGTATTTCAAACGCTTTTACCTCAACAACTCAGTGATGGAGTATCATCCTCGGATAATAAT GCTAACATGTGCGTTTTTGGCCTGTAAAGTAGATGAATTTAATGTGTCCAGTGCACAGTTTGTTGGTAACCTTCGGGAAAGCCCTCTTGGACAAGAAAAAGCTCTTGAACAGATACTGGAATATGAACTGCTACTTATTCAGCAGCTGAACTTCCATCTTATCGTGCACAATCCATACAGGCCGTTTGAGGGATTTCTAATTGATTTGAAG ACTCGTTATCCAATGCTGGAGAATCCTGAAGTGTTGAGGAAAACGGCTGATGACTTTCTCAATCGAGTGGCTCTGACAGATGCATATCTACTCTTTACTCCCTCACAGATAGCTCTCACTTCTATCCTATCTAGTGCTTCAAGAGCGGGAATTAATATGGAGAG TTACTTATCAGAAAGCCttatgctgaaagaaaacagaaaattcttggCCAAGTTACTAGATAGCATGAAAT GCATGAAAAATCTTATAAAGAAATATGAACTGCCAAGGCCTGAAGAGGTTGCTGctctaaaacagaaattagaGAAGTGTCACAGTCCGGAGTTTTCACTTAATACCAACCT gaagaagaggaaaggttGTGAAGATGGTGACTATAACGCAAAAAAGCCTAAAATGGATGAG
- the CCNH gene encoding cyclin-H isoform X1 — translation MFHSSTQRRHWTFGSEEELARSRAEANRKFRSRVAANGKVPPSEPCLLEPHEELAICKYYEKRLLDFCAVFKPAMPRSVVGTACMYFKRFYLNNSVMEYHPRIIMLTCAFLACKVDEFNVSSAQFVGNLRESPLGQEKALEQILEYELLLIQQLNFHLIVHNPYRPFEGFLIDLKTRYPMLENPEVLRKTADDFLNRVALTDAYLLFTPSQIALTSILSSASRAGINMESYLSESLMLKENRKFLAKLLDSMKCMKNLIKKYELPRPEEVAALKQKLEKCHSPEFSLNTNLKKRKGCEDGDYNAKKPKMDEEEWTDDELVDLM, via the exons ATGTTCCACAGCAGCACGCAGCGGCGGCACTGGACCTTCGGCAGCGAGGAGGAGCTGGCTCGGAGCCGCGCCGAGGCCAACCGCAAGTTCCGCAGCAGGGTGGCGGCGAACGGGAAG GTGCCGCCGAGCGAGCCGTGCCTGCTGGAGCCCCACGAGGAGCTGGCGATCTGCAAGTACTACGAGAAGCGGCTGCTGGATTTCTGCGCCGTCTTTAAGCCCGCTATGCCGCGGTCGGTGGTG ggaACAGCTTGCATGTATTTCAAACGCTTTTACCTCAACAACTCAGTGATGGAGTATCATCCTCGGATAATAAT GCTAACATGTGCGTTTTTGGCCTGTAAAGTAGATGAATTTAATGTGTCCAGTGCACAGTTTGTTGGTAACCTTCGGGAAAGCCCTCTTGGACAAGAAAAAGCTCTTGAACAGATACTGGAATATGAACTGCTACTTATTCAGCAGCTGAACTTCCATCTTATCGTGCACAATCCATACAGGCCGTTTGAGGGATTTCTAATTGATTTGAAG ACTCGTTATCCAATGCTGGAGAATCCTGAAGTGTTGAGGAAAACGGCTGATGACTTTCTCAATCGAGTGGCTCTGACAGATGCATATCTACTCTTTACTCCCTCACAGATAGCTCTCACTTCTATCCTATCTAGTGCTTCAAGAGCGGGAATTAATATGGAGAG TTACTTATCAGAAAGCCttatgctgaaagaaaacagaaaattcttggCCAAGTTACTAGATAGCATGAAAT GCATGAAAAATCTTATAAAGAAATATGAACTGCCAAGGCCTGAAGAGGTTGCTGctctaaaacagaaattagaGAAGTGTCACAGTCCGGAGTTTTCACTTAATACCAACCT gaagaagaggaaaggttGTGAAGATGGTGACTATAACGCAAAAAAGCCTAAAATGGATGAG